The following is a genomic window from Babesia bovis T2Bo chromosome 4 map unlocalized Chr4_1, whole genome shotgun sequence.
TTGTTTCCTATGCCTAAAACTTTATTGCTGACGCCCCCCTTTGACTGTATGACACACTGTATCATAGGAGCACTGTATGCTTTACTGTCTTCAATGAAACAAAAAATCGATGGCTTCTTGTCTAAAAGACAACAGGTGTACTTAGAGTGTGTTACGTTTATGCCTGTTATTTTTTGCCCTCCACATGCCACCAGCTACACGTGTATTCCATGTTACCATACGGTAGACACCACAATTTCTAATATTTTATAAgattaaaatataacttGTTTAAGTTAGAACGTGTGATGTATTATGTTCCTCTTTCGTCGTATTTGACGCATATTTCTCTTCCGTCAAGGACATAGCCATCATAGGTACTTATGAGGGCGTTTGCGTCTTCTTCACATTGAACGTATACTTTTGCTACACCTCTTGATTTGCCATCTTCTCTAGTTAAGATGTCCACTCTGTTAACGGGATGAAAATGTTGCTACTAGATCCATCGAACTATTGAATAACAATTTTAGGATGCAACAAATCGGGAAACATGACTATTTCCATATTCTATTATCTAATTTTAGCCATCACATTCAATCACGGGATGATCCTGTATATTTCAAACGCAGTAATGTAAATTGCATAGAGTTACACAAATGAACATGAAATCGTCATATATCTTACCTGTTGATAGGTGCGCACGTTTTGAAAAGGTCTTTAAGATCTTGCCACGATGTTCTCCATTGCAAGTTTGTAACGACGATACATATGCCGCCCATATCACCAGCAGGTCCTCTAATTGATCTGAGGCATTATAGCACTTTACTATGATTGAGAAGTACCAAAACACGGATAAACACGACGTATGAAACAACACAGGATCATAGCGCAATAGGCCCATTGTGAACCAAGTCACCTACCTGTATGGTGGCCAATCTCTATTCATATTTTGCCTCCTGGTATTACGGAAATTGTATGCATTCTCTCTATCTTCTCTTACAAAAATAGGCCGATCTATTACACGGATATACAAGGCAATGGAACATCTTACCAAATAGCATAGTGTCATTGAGCTCGTCCATTGCTCTTTGTGCGGTTATTTCATCTACAAATTCGACGATTCCACAGCCCTGTTTGTTATCAGTATTAAGTATTAATGTTAGATACCTTTGATTTGCCATCGAAGTCTTCTATGATATCAGCCCTAATTACTTCTCCCACTTGTTTCATGTGATCCTTAAGATCTTGCCACTTTACTCTCCAAGAGAGGTTGCCTACGTAGACTCGACATTTACTATCCTGCGTCATATTCATTAAAACAGGGTTAATCATATGGGTGACTAGCTAACTAAAGAGATACGGGTCACAACACCAGGCCATAGTATAACGATGAAAATTACATATTCAAATAAATATTTGGTAGCATTTATGGAACCCTTTATAGGCCCCTGAGGATGTAGTTCACTAGCGTTCTTAATGTAGTCGTACGCATAACGCTTGGGATTGTGCACGTCTACACCCTCTTTATTATATCAGAAGACAATACATATTCCATCACATTTGCTTACCTGTGACATTTTCGCAGCCTACGGAGAAGTTGCTATGCAAAATTTGCAATGTCGCGATTACACATTCATCACAAATGTGTGATCCACCCACTGGGAAGTCTAGTGGGAGGATTATAAATGCTACCTCTCAATTTTAATATGCGTTGGTTTTTGTGTCAACACAATAGACTGATAGTTGATAAATCTAAGGATTATAAGGACTAGGCATCACAAAATCATGGGGTGCCTTGTTGAATCAGTTCAGCATCTGTCCAATTTTATTTACTTCTGTTTTAGATCATCCTAAGGAAGGACAGCACAattcttttgtttttcaTTATTTCGACTCATGTGAAGCGCGTATGCTTCCACATGAGGTGGCAAAGCGTCCGCCACGATGTCTACATTAATATTTACATGTTATAAAGATACATGAACCCTAAAATGCTTTTATCCCAGCAGAGATTATTAAAATATGACTTTGTTATTGCTTACCATATTGTCTCCTCTTGTCAACATTGAATGTCACTTATGTATACTTATCACTTTCTGGTGTTTGTATTCCATGTTGATTGAGTACTTTAGTGAAGTCATCTACTGTGAACCCATCTCCTGTGAGTTATGTATTGCTTATATTGTCTGATTACCTCCGAATTCATCGAATCCTATGATGCTATGGTTTGTCTTTCCGTCGATGATGATCATGAGCTATGTTATCTTATGTCTATGTTTGTTGTTTACCTACTGTTGGTATGCACCATATGTTGAACCTTTCGCATAGGAAGGGTGTCTTCTCTACGTTAACTCGTATGAACTTGGTGTTGAAGTAGTTTAGGCATATTTCGTGCATTTTCCCATCTAGGTATTGTGACCTAACGGTGGTAGGTCTGTAAAAGTGTGCCACCTGCGTTAGTTTATTATTCGTTTTCATACTATACTGGCGTGTATGGTTCGCCACGGTTAGAGAATATGTCAAACTTACCACGAATTTAGTGTTTCTACAGACGTCAAAGAATTGCGAATCTGAGTCCACATCGATAAGTTTGCAGTATCCATCGTTCATGTACTGCATCCTTTTAGCGTTTATTTCCTTTAGTTTGCGCATTCTGGCTTCGCGGAAGCGTTCCAGGGTTTCATCATTTCTTAAGTGCGATATTTTTGCCTCCATGTGTTTTATGTTATCTAATTCTTCGTCTACTTCACGCTCCTTCTCCAACAGTGCTGTGAGCACGTTATCCCTAACCTTTTTGGCAAGTTCTTCCACGTCGTTTGATCTTGCCATTTTAAtcagtatatatctaaacaGGGCTAAAGTAGATGTTGTCTTATGGATGCCCTTTGAGCAAAATCACTTTGCGATTCTTGTTACATGGCTCCGTGACCACTTTTTAGCCAGTAGTTACTGGGTTATGATATCGAGTTGTGATATGTGTGGTCACATCCTAGTGCGCACTGCGGTCGTTGGTGTACGTCACTGTCATGATTGCAGGGAGTATTGACATTATGACCGCGCTCTATTAATTCCTGAATTTACAAGTGTCTATCAACGTCTATGATTGTTATTGTGTATAACAGATGTGTTATTTTGTGTTTGGTGTGTGGAAGGCTGGGTGTGTAATAATAGGTGAATATATTGGATAGTGCTCTGCACTTCTAGGTCATGTATATTACCACACGGCAGCTAAGGTTCCGTATTTAATGTAACATTGGATGGATTGCTCGCTGTCATTGGTTTTGGTTGCACTTTTCCGTTATTGTCTGTGACTAGTATTGAGTCAAACTAATTTTTCTATTTATAGATGTTTCACAATGGACAATTCCGATAGCGCTGTGTTTGGTCGTGATGATCGGTCGTCCACTACTGAGTCAATGGCGAGTTTGCTCTTGTCTGGTTGGGCCATGATGTCTGAAACTTGTACTGAGGTAATGTTAATGgtttgtgttatataatttcCAGTGCCATTCTGTACCACTCATGCGTAGCCGTGATGGCATTTTAAAGTGTTGTG
Proteins encoded in this region:
- a CDS encoding RNA recognition motif domain containing protein, translated to MSQDSKCRVYVGNLSWRVKWQDLKDHMKQVGEVIRADIIEDFDGKSKGCGIVEFVDEITAQRAMDELNDTMLFDRPIFVREDRENAYNFRNTRRQNMNRDWPPYRSIRGPAGDMGGICIVVTNLQWRTSWQDLKDLFKTCAPINRVDILTREDGKSRGVAKVYVQCEEDANALISTYDGYVLDGREICVKYDERGT
- a CDS encoding thioredoxin family protein: MARSNDVEELAKKVRDNVLTALLEKEREVDEELDNIKHMEAKISHLRNDETLERFREARMRKLKEINAKRMQYMNDGYCKLIDVDSDSQFFDVCRNTKFVVAHFYRPTTVRSQYLDGKMHEICLNYFNTKFIRVNVEKTPFLCERFNIWCIPTLMIIIDGKTNHSIIGFDEFGGDGFTVDDFTKVLNQHGIQTPESDKYT